The following nucleotide sequence is from Prosthecodimorpha staleyi.
CAGCAGGCCTGCCACTTCCGGCAACGTAAGAATTTCATCGGGCATCGGCCGCGCCTCTGGTTAGGGGTTGGCAAAAGATGCCAGAGTCCGCCTGCAAAAGCTAGCTTCCACCACGAATTTGAGAGGAAGCTGGTTGGAAACGCCCCATTCGATCAGAACGGTGCCGGCGGGGCATCCGACGGATCTCTAGCGGTGCAGCCGGTCGGTCGAGAGTCGGCCCCAGACGATGATGGGAGCTGGCGGCGGCGTTCCGATTGCTCCTGCCGACGGTCGTGGCGAGGATGTCCTCCAGTAGCCGGACCTCAACTGGTTGGCGACGAAGCCTCCGATCTGGATCGCTCGGCCCTTGCACCCGGTCTCGCCCTGCCGCGCTTTGATTGAGCAGTCACAGTAGCGATGCCGCCCCATGATCCTGCTGCGCTAAATGTTGAAGTGAAGCCGGCATATCAGACCTCGATTGCTTCGTGTGATCAGTGCGCGTCTGGCTTGACTTGCCGCGCCTTCGAAAACCCCCGGTCAGTAGCGATGAACCGCTCCAGCATGGGCACGATCAGGCGAACAGGATCCGAGGCGATTTGGCCTGCCTCGCGGGCGAGGATTTCGGCATAGGCGGTCAGGTCCCGATGCAGGCTGGCGGGCAGCTCCAGCGTGACCTTTACCGGCTTGTCGTCGGCGATCGGGCCGAGTTTCAGCTTTGCCATCTCAACCTCCGTAGGGCTCAAGCACGAGATCGCGGGTGACGATCACGCGGACGGGGAAGCCCGGCCGGATGGTCAACGTCGGGGCAATGTTGAGCTGACGCTGCACGATCTGCTGGCCGGTCTGGTTGATGCTGTCGGACGCGCCGTTGCGCAGCGCGCGGATGATGTCGCTGTCGAGAAAACTCGCACGGACCTTCGACGACAGGGCCTCATCCTCTCTTGCTCGACGGCTCGGCGAACGCGTCAGCCAAGCGTGAAAGCCGGAAAGCGACACACCGAGCGCCTCGCACAACCACTTGATCGGCCAGATCGCTCGGTGTTTCGCGATGAAGCCGAACTTCATGTCGACTCCCTCGCGAAGAAGGCCGCGGCTTTTTTTAGAATGTCGCGCTCCGCCTTGAGCTTGGCCACCTCACGTCGAAGTCGCTCGATCTCGAGCTGTTCCGGTTTCATCTGGCCTTGACCAGGAAACGCCTGAGCCGGATCGAAGGCAAATTCCTTGACCCATTTGCGGAGCTGGTTCTCGTGCAGGTCAAGATCCCGCGCCGCCTGCGCGACGCTGACGCCGCGCTCCCGGACCAGCCTCACGGCCTCCAACTTGAACTCTCTGCTGAAACGTCTGCGTACCATTCGAAGTCTCCGATTCCATCATGACACCTAAACTCGGTGTCCGTGAAACCGGCAGCAGGCCAATCGGTGGCGGCAGAAACCGAGCGGTGAGATTCGGCCAACCTAGTTCGGCAGAGGCTGGGTCGTTCGAAACCGGAGTCTCCTTCCTGCCCCCATCCCGGACGTAACAGTCTGGCGGAGGAAACGCCAAAAAGCCGGGCGCTCAGAATTTTGCCCGATTCTCAATTGCCGCCCGCACTCTTCGCCGGACGGAAATCGAATACCGCCTAGCCACTTGGCTTAGGCATAGAACGCGCCGGCTTACAGTCAGCCTTCCCCCCGACCGCCCATAAACGCCATCGAGGGCGGCAACAGCGTCGGCACGCGTTTCTCTCCATTCACCCAGGCGTCGATCATGTCGGCCCATTCCTGGAGCATATGCCGGCGCTGCGGTTCGTATTCCGCCTTGTTGGAGACGCCGCGCGATGAGCGCCCGTCCTCATGGGCGAGGCACTTCTCTATCCAGTCGCTGTTGAAACCCATCTCGTTCAAGAGCGTCGAGCCGGTCCGGCGCAGGTCGTGCACCGTGAACGGTTCCAGCGGCAGCCCCTCCTTCTTCGCTTGCGCCACGACGGCCGTGGTCACGCGATTGAAGGTGGCGCGCGACATGGGGGCGTCGGCGTCGTAGCGGGACGGCAGCAGGTAGCGCGAGTTGCCGGCGCAGGTCTTGAGCGCAATCAGGATGTCGAGCGATTGTTGCGACAGGTAGACGTTGTGCGCCTTCGACCGCTTCATGCGCTCCTTCGGAATGGTCCAGACGGCGTTCTCGAAATCGACTTCGTCCCAGATGGCGTCCTGCAGTTCACTCTTGCGCACCATGGTGAGCAGGATCAGGCGCAAGCCAAGACGGATCGTCGGCAGGGTCGGCACGTGCTCGATCTGCTGCAGCATGATCTTGATCTCGGCCGGCGACAGCGCGCGGTCCTTCGGCTGGAAGGTCGCGATCGAGGCCGGCCCGACCTCGTCAGCCGGGTTCGGCACCTTCTCGCCGTGCAGGATGGCGAAGGCGAAGATCTGTTTGACGATGTCGCGGGCGTGGATGGCGGTCGCGGGGGCGCCGCGCTCCTTCACCTTAGCGCAGAGTTGGCGCAGATCATCCGGCGTCACCTCGGTCAGAAGGCGGTTCTTCCAGGTGGGGAGAATGTCACGATCGAGGATGGCCTTACGCATCGAGCGGGTGCTTTCCGCCATGCGCGCGTCCTTGATCCATAAGGCGCTCACCGCACCGAAGCTGCGCTCCATGGCCTTGCGTCGCTTGTCGCGCTGTTTCTCGTGGGCGGGGGATAGCCCCTCCGCCACCTGCTTGCGAGCGGCGATGCAACGCTCGCGGGCTTCGGCGAGCGTAAGGCCATCGGCGCCATAGCGGCCGATCGTCAGCGTCTCCCGGCGACCGTTCAGACGGTAGTCGTACCGGAAGGTGATTTGGCCTGTCGTGGCGACGGAAACGTACATACCGTCACGGTCGGCCACCTTGTATAATTTATCTTTTGGTTTCAGCCTCTTGATGGCCATCTCGGTAAGCATGGAGACGGCCTCGTTGACGATCGAGAACGCTTTTCGACCTCCATTTTTACCGTCAAGTCCAATACCGTCGATCAACATGAATAATCGTGATAAAACAGCGTACTAGCTTGCCTTCCCATGGGGCGCTTCCGTTTTCGGCCTGACCGTCGGGCAAGAATCCGGCTGACGGCGAAAATCACGTACCGTCGCGCGTACCGTCAAGTCCCATCGCTTCAAGGCGATAGGCTCCGATAGTGATCGTCCGATTTTTTGTTTTATTTCAGCCAGTTATGAGGATGTGGCGATCGTTCGCGAAACGCCGTGAACTTGCATCTTTCACTCCCACTCGATCGTTCCCGGCGGCTTCGACGTTACGTCGTAGACGACGCGGTTGACGCCTTTGACCTCGTTGATGATGCGGGTGGCGGCGCGGGCCAGGAAGGTCATGTCGAAATGGTAGAAGTCGGCGGTCATGCCGTCGACGGAGGTGACGGCGCGCAGCGCCAGGACGTGCTCGTAGGTGCGGCCGTCGCCCATGACGCCGACGGTCTGGACCGGCAGCAGCACCGCGAAGGCCTGCCAGATGGCGTCGTAGAGGCCGGCCTTGCGGATCTCGTCGAGATAGATCGCGTCGGCCTTGCGCAACGTGTCGAGCTTGTCCTTGGAAATACCGCCCGGGCAGCGGATGGCGAGGCCCGGACCCGGGAAGGGATGGCGACCGACGAAGGCCTCCGGCAGGCCGAGTTCGCGGCCGAGCACGCGGACCTCGTCCTTGAACAGTTCGCGCAGCGGCTCGACCAGCTTCATCTTCATGCGCTCGGGCAGGCCGCCGACATTGTGGTGCGACTTGATCGTCACGGAGGGGCCGCCGACGGCCGAGACGCTCTCGATCACGTCCGGATAGAGCGTGCCCTGGGCGAGGAAATCGGCACCGCCGATCTTGGCGGCCTCGGCATCGAAGGTCTCGATGAACAGGCGGCCGATGATCTTGCGCTTCTGCTCGGGGTCGGAGACGCCGGCGAGCGCGCCGAGGAAGGTCTCGCTGGCGTCGACATGGACCAGCGGAATGTTGTAGTGGCCGCGGAACAGGCGGACCACCTCCTCGGCCTCGTTCATGCGCATCAGGCCGTGATCGACGAAGATGCAGGTCAGCTGGTCGCCGATCGCTTCGTGGATCAGAACGGCCGCGACCGCGGAATCGACGCCGCCGGACAGGCCGCAGATGACCCTGGACGAGCCGACCTGGGCGCGGATGCGCGCGATCATGTCCTGCCGGAAGGCCGCCATGGTCCAGTCGCCGGGAAGACCCGCGACGCGGTGGACGAAATTGGCCAGAAGCTTCGCGCCGTCGGGGGTGTGCACCACCTCCGGGTGGAACATGAAGCCGTAGAACTTGCGTGCCTCGTTCTGGATGATCGCGAAGGGCGCGTTCTCCGACGTGCCGGCGACCTCGAAGCCCGGCGGCAGGGCGACGATGCGGTCGCCATGGCTCATCCAGACAGTGTGCCGTTCGTCGGCGCCCCAGACGCCGTCGAACAGGGCCGAGGGCTTGTTCACGTCGACCAGCGCGCGGCCGAATTCGCGGTGATGGCCGCTCTCGACCCGGCCACCGAGCTGCTCGGCCATGCACATCTGCCCGTAGCAGATGCCGAGCACCGGTACGTCGGCCTCGAACACCGCCTGCGGCGCACGCGGGCTGTCGTCCTCGGTCGTCGAGGCCGGACCGCCGGACAGGATGATCGCCTTCGGGCGCATGGCTGCGAGTGCGGCCTCGGCCTTCTGGTAGGGGACGATCTCGGAATAGACCCCGGCCTCGCGGACGCGACGGGCGATCAGTTGCGTCAGCTGCGAGCCGAAATCGACGATGAGGACAGAGTTCGTGTGCATGGACGGGGTTTAAGGCGTTCGACCGCCGCGCGCAAGATTTCCGCGGCCTCGCACCAGCCATGCCGTGCGCGGCCAAGCCGGCTCCATGGGCGGATATCGGGGCGTCCGGCGGGGCGCTTTCCCTCAGGTCGCGCGCGATCAGCACGGCGCACCGGCCCGCCCCGGTAGCCCGGCCGACGGGCGCCGCCTCGCCAGGTCGGGCGGGCGGGACACGGGCCATTGCGGTGCCCCCCGCCCCGCCCCTTCATCCATCACATGTCGGTCCCCTTGACGCGCATCAGGATCTGCTCGGTGCGGGCATCCTCGATGCGGCTGGCGAGCCGGCCGGCCTCGTGATTGTCGCGCAGCGTCTTGGTCAGCGTCACGATCGACTGCACGAGCGTGACGATGCCCATGCCGAGATAGCCCTTGCTCCACCAGTCGACCGGCAGGAACAGGACGCCGGTGGCGACCAGGCCGGCGGCGGCGAAGGTCGACGCATAGGTGAAGCTGACCCAGGCGGAGGTATGCGGATGGGCGGTGGCGGTCATGGCGGTCTCCTTCGATCAAAGCCGAGTTTCGGTACGGGGATGGGTTCAGAGGCCGGCGGGCGGGTCGCCGGCCATGCGCCGCCTGAGACGGGCGATCACGTCATTCGCGGTGGCCGAGGGGCGCGGGCCGTGGCCGGCGGCGGCCATGCGGGCGGCGACGGCATCCGGGCCGGTCTCGCGTTCCAGGCCGTCGAGCGCGGCCTCGGCGTCGGCGACGTGCCTCTGCCGGCTGCGCAGGCGCTCGAGCGTCGTCTCAGCCTCGCGCAGGGTGGCGCGGTGCAGCGACGGGGTCTCGATGCGGCCGCGGCGCAGGGTCCGGACCGCTTCCGCGGCGCGGGCGGTGCGGCGGCCGCGGTCGAGCCGGGCGAGCCGGGCCTCGGCATCGGCGACATGGGCCTTGAGTCGCCCGATCTCGGCGGCGAAGAGGCGGCGGGACTCGACTGCCGCGCCGCGATCGGCCTCCAGACCGGCGATCGCGGCGGCGCCCTCCTCGGCGAGGCGATCGTCGCCGACTTCGAGCGCGGCCATGACGCGGGCCTCCAGGTCGCGGATGCGCGCCTCGGCGGCCGCGATGCCGCCCTCCTCCGCGCGGTCGCCGGCGATGGCTACGGCGAGCGCCTTGCGGGCCTCACAGAGGGCGGCGGCGCCGTCGCGGATCTGCTGGTCGAGCAGCGCCAGGGCGTGGCGGTCCGCGAAGGCCTCCTCGGCCGCGGCCGCCTCGCCGCGCATCAGGGTGATGATGGTCTTGAGCATCGGTTCGCTCCCGTTATGAACATTGTTCATATGCAGACCATACCGCATAATGAACAATGTTCAAGACAGGAAACACCAATCCCCTCACCCCTCACGACACCGTGATGGACGACTGCGAAGGACTCGTGCGGCGGGTATGGATGGAAAGCCGATCCGGAAGCGATCGGGTGGCCGACATCGCCACGCACAAAGGCACCGGCAGGGTGCGGGCCCTGCCGGTGCAGTCGCGGTGGGATCGGGCGGGCCGTCGGCAGCGCGATTCCCACTGGGTGGTCACCGGCGACGGGCCGCGGCCGGAAGCCGATACCCCGTCGAGACGGGATCGCGATCAGGCCTGGTCAGGCGAAGCGGGCGATCTCGTCGGCTTCGAGCCGCGGCAGGCGGCCGAACAGGGTCGCGCGGTCGCCGTAGCCGATGTTGATCAGCATGGTCGCATGCCAGGGCTCGTCGGCGAAGAAGGCGGCGTCGACCTTGTCGGCGTCGAAGCCGGTCATCGGGCCGGTATCGAGGCCGAGCGCGCGCAGGGCGACGATCAGATAGGCGGCCTGCAGGGTGCTGCTCTGGGCGGCCGACTTCTCGGCGAAGGCGGCATTGCCGGCAAACCACGAGCGGGCATCGGCATGCGGGAACAGCCGCGGCAGCTTCTCGAAGAACTCGCGGTCATAGGCGACGATCGCGGTCACCGGCGCCGCCATGGTCTTGTCGACATTGCCGGGCGACAAGGTGGGCTTCAGTTTTTCCTTGGCCTCGGCGCTCTTCACGAAGACAACGCGCATCGGCAGGGTGTTGGCGGCGGTCGGGCCCATCTTGGCCAGTTCGATGGCCTCGGTCAGCAATGCGTCGGAGACGGCACGGTCCTGGAAGGCGTTGTAGGTGCGCGCCTCGCGGAACAGAAGATCGAGATCGGCCTCGGCGAGGCGGTCGGCAGCGGCGATGCGGGCGGGAGCGTTCATGGGAGCCATCCTCGAAAGTCTTGTATGAACCCGAAATAGGCCTCAATGTGCATCGCAGCAATCGGCATTAAACCGGCACAATCTATCGGCAATGGTGATGGATGATCGAAAACCTCACGCTCGACCAGCTGCGCGTCCTGATCGCCGTCGCCGAGACCGGCAGTTTCTCGGGGGCCGCCCGGCGGCTCGGCCGGGTGCAGTCGGCGGTCAGCCAGGCGGTGCAGACGCTTGAGGCGACGCTCGGCCTGCCGGTGTTCGACCGCTCTGGGCGCACGCCGGTGCTCAACGAGGTCGGCAGCGCCATCCTGGGCGATGCGCGACGGCTGGTCGACAGTGCGCGGGCCCTCAAGGCGCGCGTCGCCGACATGGCGGCAGGCCTCGAACCGGACCTGCCGGTCGCGGTCGATGCGATCTTTCCGGTCGCGGTATTGGCCGATACCCTGCGGGCGGTCGCCGCCCGCTACGAAAGCCTCGCCGTGACGGTCTTCACCGAGGGGCTCGGCGGGCCGGAAAGCCGTCTGCGCGAAGGCGTCGTGCGGCTGGCCATCGGCGTGCATCGGGAAGGCCCGGACAGCGCCGATCTCGATACCGAATTCCTGACCCGCGTGCAGTTGGTGCCGGTCGTCGCGTCGTCCCATCCGCTCGCGGCGCGGCCGGGACCGCTGGCGCCGGCCGACCTGCTCGACGAGGTTCAACTGGTGCTGACCGACCGCACGCCGCTGACCCGCGATCGGTTCGGCGGCATCATCAGCCGGCGCATCTGGCGCTTTGCCGATATGAGCACGCGGCTGGAGTTCCTGCTCGGCGGCTTCGGCTGGTGCAACATGCCGCGCCATATGGTCGAAGGCCATATCGCGGCCGGAAGACTGGCGACGCTAGCAATCTCCGGCGCGCCCCCCGCCTCCCTGCCCCTGCACATCCTGAAACCGCGCGACCGACCGCTCGGGGTGGCCGGACAATGGTTCGTCGCCGACCTCCGCACCCGGTTGCAACGATGCCCCGGCCATTTCCGGCAATAGCCAAAGCGACCGATGGTAGAGCAGAATTACTTCATCAATAAATTGTAAGCAGGATTCGTTTATTGGACAATGATTCTTCAATTAAAATGTATCCAGGCAAAACTGAATCCATAGCAAATATATTATTTTATAAGACAACTGCATCAATTGAGTTTACAATAAATTTTGCCAGTTCCCGCTTTTTATATTTACTAAATACGCTTTAACTCGTTCAAATCCGCGCAATCCCTAGGTATTGTACCAATCAAAGGATCACGATTGGAATTTCTCATCCTTTCATCCGCAACGACTATACAAGTCGCTTTCAGTGTAGACCAATTTCGACCCAAGGCCGAAGGCTTTAACGTTACTCGAATCCGCTGAACCTCCTTACCGTTTACTCCTTTTTCAAGATAATTTTTGAAATCTGACCAAATTATGAAGTTTTTTCGGTCAACTTTGCCATCAACGCTAATCTTCATGCGGGGATAGTAAGCCACCTCAAAATCGACCCCAGAACCAGTCTTCAGGAAAATTTTGGAAGCTGACTTCTGTTCAATACTTATCTGAGTGCGTTCAGTATAATATTGAGCCGTCAAGATAATTGAAAATATCACCTGATCTTTGACATCAAGCAAATCAAGTTGAGCTTCTCCAGGGTCTACGGATGCGTCAAATCCCTGAGCTCCAAAATTCGCAAGTGCTAAACGGTCAACAACAACTATAAGATTCGCATCCTCTTTGCATTCACTGCCATTCTGGTGGGAGCAAGTAAACTCCAAACTACGAATTGGATATATTCGCACATCCGGACCAATTACATATCCCCATGCCTGCCATACCAAACCAATTACCGAAAGAAGGAGCGCAAGCGCGGCACCCCAGCCACCAACTTCAATACCAAATAAATAGATTTTACTTACATCTTTCTTGGCTTTTTCTCTTCTAAAAATATCATACATCTAATGGCTCCCAAGCGAATTCATTTGGTTTTGTTGCAGACCTTTTTCTCGATGATCATTGCCGCAATCGCCTGGGGGCACATCCCAGCTTTCGGGCATTTTGGGCAATCATCTTCCTTCTGCCAAATATCCATCAAAAATGAACTAGAAACAGGATTTTGATGTGTGTTAAATTTGATTTCTCCCGCAGAAGTTTGAAATTCTTTGAATTTAATAACGTTCAGTACATCTTGCCTTTTGTATGATTTCGAGATGCGCATAGCTTGTTCAAAAATTTCTAACGAAGAATACCCAAGTATTGCATGCTTTGTAATGTCTTGGCTATTTTCTTTAAGCATTCTTTCGACTTTAAATAATTTGACCAACTCCGGTTTAGCAAAGATTCCGACGCCCGAATAAATTTCGGGTGCAAAACGCTCTGACAACTCATAAACCAAATGGGGAACGTTATGCCTTTGAAAAACATCTAAACTAGCCATAATGTTCACTCCACAATTATATTCAACTGCAAAGTCAAGGTCGGCAATAAGATATTCATTTCTCAATATTTTACCTGGTGTACACGACGAGTCAATTTCAATTAAACTAATTTTCCTTCCATCTATACCACCGCCTGCGTTCAGCATAGCTATCTTCAGCTTGCTGGCTTGAACAACTTCGGTGCCAATAATAGAAAGCGGTCCACTTAGGGGAGCGATCAATCCAACCTTTAAATCATCGGCTGCTTGAGTTGCAAATGTAAACATTGCGGTAAAATATAAAGTCGCGAAACGTACCAACCATGTCATTTTTAACTCCATATTCTCGAACTACAAAATTACCAGGCAGCGATGTAACTCGCTCGTACCATATCTTTGAACTGAAATTGTATAATTAATACTGTCACTTTGTAACACGGATTTTGAGTCCTTACAAGCGCACATAAGAAAATTCAAGCTAAGTTTTCCGGTTGCGTCGTTAAATTGCCCGCCTACGCGCCAACTGCGCCAGGATGACCGGGCCCGCCAGGACGAGACCGGCGATAGAGGACCAGATTTCGGGCGCGATCAGCAGGAACGACGCCACTGCGAGCACGAGGCGCTCCCACAGCCGTGCCGGCACCAGGAGATAGGCCGAGAAGGCCGCGGACAGGAAGGTGATGCCGATCACGCAGCCGGCGAAGGCGGTCGCGAAGTCCGGCCAGTTGAAGCCCTTGGCGACCAGCAGGATCGAGGGCGAGAAGACGAACACGAACGGCACCAGGGCCTTGCCGAGCGCAAGCCGGAAGGCGGTGTTGCCGGTCTTGAACGGGTCAGCCCCGGCCATTCCGGCGGCCGCATAGGCGGCGATGGCGACCGGCGGGGTAATGTCGGCCAGGACGCCGTAATAGAACACGAAGAAATGCGCCACGATCGGCTCGACGCCGAGGAGCCCGAGCGCCGGGGCGGCGACCGTGACCATGATGATGTAGGTCGCCGTGGTCGGGATGCCGCAGCCCATCAGCACGCAGACGATGGCGGTCAAGATCAGCGTGAACAGGAGCGTCAGCGTCTGCAGGCCCATCAGCCAGGCCGGCAGCAGGGCCGCGGTCGCCTGCGCCATGTCGGCGGCGAAAGAGGTGACGATGAAGGAGATCTTGAAGCCGACGCCGGTCAACGTGACCACGCCGACGACGATGCCGACGCAGGCCGAGGCGACGCCGACCGCGAGCGCATATTTGGCGCCGTCGCGCAGCCCCTCGAAAATCTCGATCGGCCGCATCCGCCGCATCGGGTTGAAGAGGCCGACCAGCACCGCCAGCGTGATGCCGGTGAAGGCCGCGAGATAGGGCGTGTAGCCTGAAAACAGCATGTAGATCAGGCCGACCAGCGGGATCACGGTCGGCCAGTCGCGCTTGAAGGCGGCCTTCAGGTCCGGCATCTCGTCGGGCCGGAGGCCGCGCAGCCCGTCGCGCTTGGCCTCGAAATGGACCTGCATGAAGACGCCGAAGAAATGCATGAAGGCCGGGATGATCGAGGCCAGGATGATCGTGGTGTAGGGCAGGTTCAGGAATTCGATCATCAGGAAGGCGGCCGCGCCGAGGATCGGCGGGGTGATCTGGCCGCCGGTCGAGGCGGTCGATTCCACGGCGGCGGCGAAGTGCTTCTTGTAGCCGAGGCGGACCATCATCGGGATGGTCAGCGAGCCGACCGTGACCGTGTTGGCGACCGAGGAGCCCGAGATCATGCCGAACAGGGCCGAGCCGAAGATCGACACCTTTGCCGGGCCGCCGGCATAGCGGCCGGCCACCCAGGCGGCGCAATCCAGAAAAAGCTGGCCGAGCCCGATCCGGGTCGCGAACACACCGAACAGCACGAAGTGGAAGACGTAGGTGGCGACGACGCCGAGCGCGACGCCGTAGATGCCCTGGCTGGTCAGGTAGAGGTGGTTGACGAGTTGCGACACGGTCGCGCCGGGATGCACGAAGATGCCCGGCATCTGCGGGCCGAACAGCGCATAGGCCATGAACGAGATGGCGATCAGCGGCAGCGGCCAGCCGATGGTGCGCCGGTTGGCCTCGATCAGCAGCACGATCAGGATGGCGCCGAGCGCCACGTCGGTGCTGGTCGGGTTGCCGACCCGGAAGGCGAGATCGTCGAGCGGGATCAGCGGCACATGCAGCACGGCGGCGAGTGCGGCGGCGAAGAGAACCCAGTCGAGCAGCGGAATGCCCAGCGGCGCCAGCAGGCGGCCGGCCGGCGGTGCCGAGTAGCCGCGCGGGGTGGCGGGGAAGACCAGGAAGACCAGGCCGAGCACGAAGGCGAGATGGATGCCCCGATGCAGCATCTCGGACAGGAGCCCGAACCCCGCCGTGTAGTAGTGGAACAGCGACAGGACGACCAGCGCACCGCCGACGATCCGGCCGGCCAGCGACCCGAGCGGCCGGAAGCGCATTTCGGGATCGAACTTCTCCTCAAGTTCGCGCGCCTTGGCTTCGTCGAGTTCAAGCTGGGTCATCGAAGGGTCCGGTGGATGGCCTGTCTGCGGGGATATC
It contains:
- a CDS encoding TRAP transporter permease, with translation MTQLELDEAKARELEEKFDPEMRFRPLGSLAGRIVGGALVVLSLFHYYTAGFGLLSEMLHRGIHLAFVLGLVFLVFPATPRGYSAPPAGRLLAPLGIPLLDWVLFAAALAAVLHVPLIPLDDLAFRVGNPTSTDVALGAILIVLLIEANRRTIGWPLPLIAISFMAYALFGPQMPGIFVHPGATVSQLVNHLYLTSQGIYGVALGVVATYVFHFVLFGVFATRIGLGQLFLDCAAWVAGRYAGGPAKVSIFGSALFGMISGSSVANTVTVGSLTIPMMVRLGYKKHFAAAVESTASTGGQITPPILGAAAFLMIEFLNLPYTTIILASIIPAFMHFFGVFMQVHFEAKRDGLRGLRPDEMPDLKAAFKRDWPTVIPLVGLIYMLFSGYTPYLAAFTGITLAVLVGLFNPMRRMRPIEIFEGLRDGAKYALAVGVASACVGIVVGVVTLTGVGFKISFIVTSFAADMAQATAALLPAWLMGLQTLTLLFTLILTAIVCVLMGCGIPTTATYIIMVTVAAPALGLLGVEPIVAHFFVFYYGVLADITPPVAIAAYAAAGMAGADPFKTGNTAFRLALGKALVPFVFVFSPSILLVAKGFNWPDFATAFAGCVIGITFLSAAFSAYLLVPARLWERLVLAVASFLLIAPEIWSSIAGLVLAGPVILAQLARRRAI
- the guaA gene encoding glutamine-hydrolyzing GMP synthase; this translates as MHTNSVLIVDFGSQLTQLIARRVREAGVYSEIVPYQKAEAALAAMRPKAIILSGGPASTTEDDSPRAPQAVFEADVPVLGICYGQMCMAEQLGGRVESGHHREFGRALVDVNKPSALFDGVWGADERHTVWMSHGDRIVALPPGFEVAGTSENAPFAIIQNEARKFYGFMFHPEVVHTPDGAKLLANFVHRVAGLPGDWTMAAFRQDMIARIRAQVGSSRVICGLSGGVDSAVAAVLIHEAIGDQLTCIFVDHGLMRMNEAEEVVRLFRGHYNIPLVHVDASETFLGALAGVSDPEQKRKIIGRLFIETFDAEAAKIGGADFLAQGTLYPDVIESVSAVGGPSVTIKSHHNVGGLPERMKMKLVEPLRELFKDEVRVLGRELGLPEAFVGRHPFPGPGLAIRCPGGISKDKLDTLRKADAIYLDEIRKAGLYDAIWQAFAVLLPVQTVGVMGDGRTYEHVLALRAVTSVDGMTADFYHFDMTFLARAATRIINEVKGVNRVVYDVTSKPPGTIEWE
- a CDS encoding ABC transporter substrate-binding protein, with amino-acid sequence MTWLVRFATLYFTAMFTFATQAADDLKVGLIAPLSGPLSIIGTEVVQASKLKIAMLNAGGGIDGRKISLIEIDSSCTPGKILRNEYLIADLDFAVEYNCGVNIMASLDVFQRHNVPHLVYELSERFAPEIYSGVGIFAKPELVKLFKVERMLKENSQDITKHAILGYSSLEIFEQAMRISKSYKRQDVLNVIKFKEFQTSAGEIKFNTHQNPVSSSFLMDIWQKEDDCPKCPKAGMCPQAIAAMIIEKKVCNKTK
- a CDS encoding DUF2274 domain-containing protein encodes the protein MAKLKLGPIADDKPVKVTLELPASLHRDLTAYAEILAREAGQIASDPVRLIVPMLERFIATDRGFSKARQVKPDAH
- a CDS encoding PspA/IM30 family protein codes for the protein MLKTIITLMRGEAAAAEEAFADRHALALLDQQIRDGAAALCEARKALAVAIAGDRAEEGGIAAAEARIRDLEARVMAALEVGDDRLAEEGAAAIAGLEADRGAAVESRRLFAAEIGRLKAHVADAEARLARLDRGRRTARAAEAVRTLRRGRIETPSLHRATLREAETTLERLRSRQRHVADAEAALDGLERETGPDAVAARMAAAGHGPRPSATANDVIARLRRRMAGDPPAGL
- a CDS encoding LysR family transcriptional regulator encodes the protein MIENLTLDQLRVLIAVAETGSFSGAARRLGRVQSAVSQAVQTLEATLGLPVFDRSGRTPVLNEVGSAILGDARRLVDSARALKARVADMAAGLEPDLPVAVDAIFPVAVLADTLRAVAARYESLAVTVFTEGLGGPESRLREGVVRLAIGVHREGPDSADLDTEFLTRVQLVPVVASSHPLAARPGPLAPADLLDEVQLVLTDRTPLTRDRFGGIISRRIWRFADMSTRLEFLLGGFGWCNMPRHMVEGHIAAGRLATLAISGAPPASLPLHILKPRDRPLGVAGQWFVADLRTRLQRCPGHFRQ
- a CDS encoding YiaA/YiaB family inner membrane protein; translated protein: MTATAHPHTSAWVSFTYASTFAAAGLVATGVLFLPVDWWSKGYLGMGIVTLVQSIVTLTKTLRDNHEAGRLASRIEDARTEQILMRVKGTDM
- a CDS encoding malonic semialdehyde reductase; its protein translation is MNAPARIAAADRLAEADLDLLFREARTYNAFQDRAVSDALLTEAIELAKMGPTAANTLPMRVVFVKSAEAKEKLKPTLSPGNVDKTMAAPVTAIVAYDREFFEKLPRLFPHADARSWFAGNAAFAEKSAAQSSTLQAAYLIVALRALGLDTGPMTGFDADKVDAAFFADEPWHATMLINIGYGDRATLFGRLPRLEADEIARFA
- a CDS encoding tyrosine-type recombinase/integrase — protein: MLTEMAIKRLKPKDKLYKVADRDGMYVSVATTGQITFRYDYRLNGRRETLTIGRYGADGLTLAEARERCIAARKQVAEGLSPAHEKQRDKRRKAMERSFGAVSALWIKDARMAESTRSMRKAILDRDILPTWKNRLLTEVTPDDLRQLCAKVKERGAPATAIHARDIVKQIFAFAILHGEKVPNPADEVGPASIATFQPKDRALSPAEIKIMLQQIEHVPTLPTIRLGLRLILLTMVRKSELQDAIWDEVDFENAVWTIPKERMKRSKAHNVYLSQQSLDILIALKTCAGNSRYLLPSRYDADAPMSRATFNRVTTAVVAQAKKEGLPLEPFTVHDLRRTGSTLLNEMGFNSDWIEKCLAHEDGRSSRGVSNKAEYEPQRRHMLQEWADMIDAWVNGEKRVPTLLPPSMAFMGGRGEG